Part of the Candidatus Rokuibacteriota bacterium genome, TGGCCGCCGACGTCGAGGGGGAGATCTGCGTACGGAGCCCGGGAGTGATGCAGGGTTACCACAACAACCCCGAGGCCACGCGGCAGGTGCTCTCTCCCGACGGCTGGCTCCGCACCGGGGACCTCGGCTTCGTGGATGACGAGGGCTACCTCTTCATCACGGGCCGGCTGAAGGACCTGATCCTCCTCGGCGGCGAGAACATCATCCCCGGGGACATCGAGGAGGTCGTGGACAACGTGCCCGGCGTGCGTTACTCTGCCGCGGTGGGGCTCGAGAGCGAGCGGCTCGGAACGCAGCGCCTCCACGTAGTGGCCGAGGTGCGGGAGGGGGTCGCCGACCGCGAGACCCTGTCAGGCCTCGTCCGCGAGATCGTGCAGCGCGTCCACCACGCTCGCGGCCACCGTCCGGCCAAGGTGCTGCTGGTGCAGTCCAGCACGATTCCGAAGACCTCCAGCGGGAAGATCCAGCGGGCGCGGCTCGGACAGATGATCGCCAGCAACGAGCTCGGCGACCGGCTTCTCTACGCCTCGGGCGGCCACCGCGAGTAGCCCCATGGAGTTCGGCTGCCACCTCCCCATGTTCGGGCCCATCGCCACGCGCGACACCGTGCTCGGCTTCGCGCGACGCATGGAGGCGCTCGGTTACGATTCCCTCTGGGCGAGCGACCACGTGGCCCTCCCGCACGCGATCCGCTCCCGGTACCCGTACAGCGAGACCGGCCAGTTCCCGCTGCCGGCCGGCGCCGACTTCCTCGAGCCCCTCACCACCCTGGCCCTGGTGGCCGGCGTGACCGAGCGCGTCCGGCTGGGGACGACGATCCTCGTGCTGCCGCACCGCCACCCCGTGCTGGCGGCCAAGATGCTGGCGACCCTCGACCACCTCTCGGGGGGCCGCGTGATCCTCGGCGCGGGTGTGGGGTGGCTCCGCGAGGAGATCGAGCTGCTGGGCGCCCCGTTCGACGGCCGGGGCGCCTGGTCGGACGAGGCCATCCGGATCATGCGCGCGTGCTGGGCGAGCGAGCGGGCCAGCCACCACGGCCGCTTCTTCGCCTTCGACGAGATCAGCGTCGCACCCTTGCCCATGCGCCGGGCCATCCCGGTGTGGATCGGCGGACACACCCCCAGCGCTCTCCGGCGCGTGGCCGCGCTCGGCGACGGCTGGCATGCGGCCTTCCCGTCCTCCCTGGACGCACTCGAGCAGGGCATCGGGCAGCTGCGCGAGGAGTGCGCACGACAGGGGCGACGCTTCGACGAGCTGACCCTGAGCGTGCGCGCGGGACTCTCGATCCGCGCGACCCCGGCCGGCCCCGACCGCAAGCCCCTGCTGGGCTCGCCGGATCAGATCGTTTCCGACCTCAAGCGCTGCCGGGATCTGGGCGTGAGCACGGTGCTGTTCGAGACGCGGCTCCGGAACCTGGACGATCTCGCCGGGATCTACGAGGCCTTCGCCCGCGACATCCGCCCCCGCCTCTCCGCCTGAGCGCCGGGCCCGTCGTGCCCCAGCCCTGCGTGCCTATCCCGGCCCGCGCGCTCGTGGACTCAGGGTCCCCCCGGCGTCTCCGCCATTCCCGGCTTTGCGCTCGACACTGCCGCGGTCTCCGGCGCAGGATCGCGCTGACTGCCCCCTCCGTGAGGCGGCCCGGGCCGAGAAGGGGCCCGTATGTTGACGATCGCCCGCCCGGACGGCCGAGAGATGGAGTTGCGTGAGCTGGCAGAGGTCAGCCTCACGGCCATTCGATGATGGTCCCAGCGACCGGCTCGATCCGCCTTCGACGCCACGCGTGATCGAACGAGGAGAGATAGGCGGCCTCGCGCACCTGGGGCAAGGTCACGACGACGATCGCAAGGTCGGGAAGCGCGTCGAGGACGCCCCGTGCAGCCACCCCAAAGCGCCGGTCCCGCGTCAGGAGAGTGCGAAACCCCTCACGAGCGGCCACCTGGGCGAGCGCACCGTTCGTGAGTTCCCGCCACCCACGGGCCGCCGTCGTCTCGGCGGCGACGCCGTACCCCTGGAGGAGGGCGATCAGGGCGGTGGGGAGGTTGACGTCAAGCAGCCACATCGCTGCGGTCGGTCACCTCGGCGGCGAACCGCAGCACCTCCGCCAGGCTCTCACGCGGGAAGGCCGAGTACTCCCGGACGATGTCCTCGTACGACATGCCGTCGGCCAGGCATGCAAGGATGAACGAGGCCGAGAAGCGGGTTCCGCGGATCGTCGGCCTCCCGCCAAGACGGTCGGGATTTCTCACCAAGTACGAGAACCCCGGAATCGGCGTGTCGCTCATGCCCTTCCCTCCTCTGCCAGCTCCCGAAGCCCGCGCGGCGCAGCCATCTGCTGGCCTCCTTGGCTCGCAGGAGCCGCGACCCGTTCCAGCACCCAGTATACCGCGCGCTGCTGTGCGCGATCGCGACCTCCCGGGCGGGACTCCGCCGGGGCGGAGCGGTCCGGGGTCCGGATCGTGACGCCAGGGGAGTTCCTGGACATGCGAGGGCTGCTGCCATGAGCGTCCGCTGCGGGGGGGCGGTGGCGCTTGATCGCCGCCAATCGTCGTCATGTTGGCTATCACCCCTGTCACCCCCGGCCCGCGCGCCCGGGGCCGGGGCGGCAGACGCGGCACGGCCGGTAGCCCAGCGAGCGCGCGTCCGCCACCGAGGCGAAGACCACCCGGTTGTCGGGGCGCATGTGCCGTCCGTGGATGCAGCCCACGCGGCAGACGATGTGTGTGCTCGTGCAGCCCTCGAAGACCGGTGTCGTGCGCTCGATCTGCAGGAGCCGATCCTTGACGTCGAGGCCGAAGATGTAGCCGCCGAGTCCGCCGTCGCTCCTGAGCACGCGGTGGCAGGGCACGATGACGGGCACAGGGTTCCGGCCCAGCGCCGTCCCCACCGCCCGCACCGCCCGCGGGTGACCGATGCGCCGGGCCACCCACGCGTAGGGGCGCGCCTCGCCGAACGGGATCTCGCGCGCCGCGGCGAGGACCTTCCGCTGGAATGCGGCAGCCCCGGACAGATCCACCGGCACCGAGAAGAACGCCCGCTTGCCGGCCAGATACTCGGCCAGTTCGATCCGCGCCCGCGCCACGAGCCGCCGCGCGGCGACGCTCGTGGCCGCCGGCTGCCGGCCGGCACGGATCAGCGAGACGCCGCGCGCCGTCGCGTGCACGGCGAGCCGCTCCACGAGCCCACCTGTCGCGCGGTCGGCCGCCGCCGCGCTCTCGAGCATCCGCCGCGCGAAGCCCTCCGGGAGCGGCGCCGGCTGGAAATACGCCGCCAGCACCCGGTCGAGGCGATCAGGATCCATTGCCGTCCTCCTCGCCAAGCGCCTTGCGGAGGATGGCCTTCCCCCGGGCGAGCTGGCTTTTCACCGTGTTCACGGAGATGCCCCGGACCCTCGCCAGCTCGTGGTTGGTGAGACCGTCCACGTAGGAGAGGGCCAAGAGCAGGCGCGCCTCGCGGGGCACGCGTTCGAGCGCCCGGGCCACATCGATCCGGCGCCCCGCCTCCCCGGGCCCCTCAAGGGGCACCGCCAGCGCCGCTGGATCGACCACCTGCGCGTGACTCGCACGGACGGTCCGCCGCCGCATCTCGTCGACGCAGACATTGGCGAGGATCCGG contains:
- a CDS encoding LLM class F420-dependent oxidoreductase, yielding MEFGCHLPMFGPIATRDTVLGFARRMEALGYDSLWASDHVALPHAIRSRYPYSETGQFPLPAGADFLEPLTTLALVAGVTERVRLGTTILVLPHRHPVLAAKMLATLDHLSGGRVILGAGVGWLREEIELLGAPFDGRGAWSDEAIRIMRACWASERASHHGRFFAFDEISVAPLPMRRAIPVWIGGHTPSALRRVAALGDGWHAAFPSSLDALEQGIGQLREECARQGRRFDELTLSVRAGLSIRATPAGPDRKPLLGSPDQIVSDLKRCRDLGVSTVLFETRLRNLDDLAGIYEAFARDIRPRLSA
- a CDS encoding DUF5615 family PIN-like protein, with amino-acid sequence MWLLDVNLPTALIALLQGYGVAAETTAARGWRELTNGALAQVAAREGFRTLLTRDRRFGVAARGVLDALPDLAIVVVTLPQVREAAYLSSFDHAWRRRRIEPVAGTIIEWP
- a CDS encoding DUF433 domain-containing protein is translated as MSDTPIPGFSYLVRNPDRLGGRPTIRGTRFSASFILACLADGMSYEDIVREYSAFPRESLAEVLRFAAEVTDRSDVAA
- a CDS encoding methylated-DNA--[protein]-cysteine S-methyltransferase — translated: MDPDRLDRVLAAYFQPAPLPEGFARRMLESAAAADRATGGLVERLAVHATARGVSLIRAGRQPAATSVAARRLVARARIELAEYLAGKRAFFSVPVDLSGAAAFQRKVLAAAREIPFGEARPYAWVARRIGHPRAVRAVGTALGRNPVPVIVPCHRVLRSDGGLGGYIFGLDVKDRLLQIERTTPVFEGCTSTHIVCRVGCIHGRHMRPDNRVVFASVADARSLGYRPCRVCRPGPGRAGRG
- a CDS encoding sigma-70 family RNA polymerase sigma factor translates to MDQDRLLMRRVAERDAAAFTELVERYGGRLLAVARRLLGSRADAEDAVQRALLQCYLGAAGYQYRWAVSTWLYRILANVCVDEMRRRTVRASHAQVVDPAALAVPLEGPGEAGRRIDVARALERVPREARLLLALSYVDGLTNHELARVRGISVNTVKSQLARGKAILRKALGEEDGNGS